Proteins from a genomic interval of Nitrospina gracilis Nb-211:
- a CDS encoding universal stress protein, with amino-acid sequence MFKNIYVPVDNSDYSNECIDLALEFAKDTDATIISSHVYAAKMHDVRFRQMESGLPEEYQDEQELEKQRAIHDQLITKGMEVITDSYLDVPKFKCKARNIPFIGKSLEGRNWIELVRDIKESNYDLVIMGALGLGAIRDSQIGTVSERVIRRVNTDTLIVKNVPAIHGEKASSGKIVVAVDGSGHAFGGLKTGIDLARKTGRPLEVISTFDPYFHYAMFNSLTGVLSKDAAKVFKFEQQEKLHEDIIDKGLAKIYQSHLEVSRKIVEDEGLECTARLLDGKVFEKVLQYAREENPWMLILGRIGVHSAEDMDIGGNTENLLRLVPCNVLLSSKVYKPPVDMQAEESIEWTAEAKERLKKIPGFVRPMATAAILRYALERGHSMITSSVITEACETILPAGAMQAMYNIGDQMRDKMAKGEDPLEGMIDDRQRDLEKKYAEEVAKVQAEEAAQAEETKTLKCSSCSTYLGVGTVKCSVCGAEGSALVPVDMSGYKADEEEQSESTTVTTFDSTQVTWTKEAQDLVEAFPQGHVRRRAHARIEKNARIQKIGTITKAFAEKILNEKADGRKEAAVDDAPANGTNGNGNGNGNGKGNLRAYGDLHPFEGKNFSKGTVDPSRFVWTEEAIQRIEQVPQGFMRENTRERVLDYANHFNLTEIDLETCQKGIEESIKVMTEMINSGATLDDFLPQKK; translated from the coding sequence ATGTTTAAAAATATCTACGTTCCGGTCGACAATTCCGACTATTCGAACGAATGTATCGACCTGGCGCTGGAATTCGCCAAAGACACCGATGCCACCATCATCTCCAGCCATGTATATGCGGCGAAGATGCATGACGTCCGCTTCCGGCAGATGGAAAGCGGCCTGCCGGAAGAATATCAGGACGAGCAGGAGCTTGAAAAACAGCGGGCGATTCATGATCAGTTGATCACCAAAGGCATGGAGGTCATCACCGATTCCTATCTCGACGTGCCCAAATTCAAATGCAAGGCCCGCAATATTCCGTTTATTGGCAAGTCGCTGGAAGGCCGCAACTGGATCGAGCTGGTACGCGACATCAAGGAGTCGAACTACGACCTGGTCATCATGGGGGCTCTGGGTCTGGGCGCTATCAGGGACAGCCAGATCGGCACCGTGTCCGAGCGTGTGATCCGTCGTGTCAATACCGACACCCTGATCGTGAAGAACGTTCCTGCGATTCATGGCGAGAAGGCTTCGAGCGGCAAGATCGTTGTTGCGGTGGACGGCAGTGGCCACGCTTTCGGCGGCTTGAAGACGGGCATTGACCTGGCCAGGAAAACCGGCCGCCCGCTGGAAGTCATCTCCACCTTCGACCCGTACTTTCACTACGCCATGTTCAACAGCCTCACCGGTGTTCTCTCCAAAGATGCCGCCAAGGTGTTCAAATTTGAACAGCAGGAAAAACTGCACGAGGACATCATCGACAAGGGACTGGCTAAAATTTATCAGTCGCATCTTGAAGTCTCCCGCAAGATCGTGGAAGACGAAGGGCTGGAATGCACCGCGCGTCTGCTGGACGGCAAGGTGTTCGAAAAAGTCCTGCAGTACGCCCGCGAAGAGAATCCGTGGATGCTCATCCTGGGCCGCATCGGCGTTCACAGCGCGGAAGACATGGATATCGGCGGTAACACCGAAAACCTCCTGCGCCTCGTTCCGTGTAACGTTCTGCTCTCCAGCAAGGTGTACAAGCCGCCGGTCGACATGCAGGCCGAGGAGAGCATCGAGTGGACTGCCGAGGCCAAAGAGCGTCTCAAGAAAATCCCGGGCTTCGTTCGCCCCATGGCGACCGCGGCGATTCTCCGCTACGCTCTGGAGCGTGGTCACAGCATGATCACCTCCAGCGTCATCACCGAAGCATGCGAAACCATTCTGCCCGCCGGCGCCATGCAGGCCATGTACAACATCGGCGACCAGATGCGCGACAAGATGGCGAAAGGCGAGGATCCGCTGGAAGGCATGATCGACGACCGCCAGCGCGATCTCGAGAAGAAGTACGCGGAAGAGGTTGCCAAGGTTCAGGCGGAAGAAGCCGCTCAGGCGGAGGAAACCAAGACCCTCAAATGCTCCAGCTGCTCCACCTACCTGGGTGTCGGCACCGTCAAGTGCAGTGTCTGCGGTGCGGAAGGCAGTGCCCTGGTTCCGGTGGACATGTCCGGCTACAAGGCGGACGAAGAAGAGCAGAGCGAATCCACCACGGTGACCACCTTCGACTCCACGCAGGTTACGTGGACTAAGGAAGCGCAGGACCTGGTAGAAGCGTTCCCGCAGGGGCATGTTCGCCGCCGCGCTCATGCGCGCATCGAGAAAAACGCGCGCATCCAGAAGATTGGCACCATCACCAAGGCGTTCGCTGAAAAAATCCTCAACGAGAAAGCCGACGGCCGGAAAGAAGCCGCTGTTGACGACGCTCCCGCCAACGGGACCAATGGAAACGGAAATGGTAATGGAAACGGCAAGGGGAACCTGAGGGCTTATGGTGACCTTCATCCGTTTGAAGGCAAAAACTTTTCCAAGGGCACGGTCGACCCCAGCCGGTTTGTATGGACCGAAGAGGCCATCCAGCGGATCGAACAGGTTCCGCAGGGCTTCATGCGGGAAAACACCCGCGAGCGGGTTCTCGACTACGCCAATCATTTCAACCTGACCGAGATCGACCTCGAGACCTGTCAGAAAGGTATCGAGGAATCCATCAAGGTGATGACCGAAATGATCAACAGCGGGGCGACCCTGGATGATTTTCTGCCGCAAAAGAAATAG
- a CDS encoding insulinase family protein: MMHRVKILSGILIALFVVLASVPAFSGMDNRVTKTLVLKNNLEVLLMSDPDVDRSAAALSVGVGTLYDPKDKMGLAHYLEHMLFLGTEKYPDVGSFKDFLTAHSGGSNAYTGDNITNYFFEVSHDGFSEALDRFSDFFRAPLFDKTYAEREVQAVNNEFEKNKMQDGWRASHLTNQIAKEGHPVRNFGIGNAETLAGDNRPALLEFHKKYYSARIMRLAVLSKLPLEEQERLVKKLFSDISDHPVTLPEVPPDYRTSLHEQYRLLKIKTIMDIRSLDLDFPTIRLADHKESKPASIVATVMGHEGEGSLLSKLKKEGLALGLSAGGGYTHPNLSSFGISISLTPKGLVEYERVLELVFSYIEMLRKTGFEKYTFDEAQAMAEIDFEWKSPQEGMGFMAGKAALMQDYKLDEVEELPYLYKKYDPAAYRAVLDTLTPENMLVVLKSQNVETDQVEKYFGTEYSLAQVGGKKYDKLVHPPEPEGMTYPDKNDFVPYNLELVEEAPSLVRDDEFAKVWFQYDHKFRQPKVYIRYKIETPHVYDSVENLALSKLYNLAIHEGLNELTYPISLAGLTYSLDIEKPGMVLSVGGYTERINDLLKLVAQNMKTIKISKQKFENIKEAVLREIRNRQLGQAYMRASYFHRHLWQVKQYTEEELFAALEPVTLEDVRTYSKKLYERVYVTGLIHGNWTEEYVKSSVNILLAELSSLPLPEDQRYKEEVAVLRSGEMVRFSKQVQDNNNALYYTLQVGERDMKRQAKLSLIASIVESDFYTQMRTNQQLGYIVWSFENRLEERLFFKMIIQSSNYSPFELQKRVEAWMETTGNLLDGLSDEEFEKHRKSMIVSLQKKGDSISAVANDLYYFATEEDGDFLFKEKLLKVVKELSKEEVVKTGKTLFQNPQIARSIVLVRSSDNTETVPDDVLTTIDQIKNRRATPVSAMPQ; encoded by the coding sequence ATGATGCATCGTGTCAAAATCCTTTCAGGAATTTTGATTGCCCTGTTTGTTGTTCTGGCCAGCGTTCCGGCTTTTTCCGGAATGGACAACCGGGTGACGAAAACCCTGGTGCTGAAAAACAACCTTGAAGTGTTGTTGATGAGCGACCCGGATGTGGATCGAAGCGCGGCGGCGCTTTCCGTCGGGGTGGGGACGCTTTACGATCCGAAAGACAAAATGGGACTCGCCCATTACCTGGAGCACATGCTGTTCCTGGGAACGGAAAAGTACCCGGATGTGGGGTCCTTCAAGGATTTTCTGACCGCCCACTCCGGCGGCAGCAACGCATACACCGGCGACAACATCACCAATTACTTCTTTGAAGTCAGCCACGACGGATTTTCTGAAGCCTTGGACCGCTTCTCTGACTTTTTCCGCGCGCCTCTATTCGACAAGACCTATGCCGAGCGCGAGGTGCAGGCGGTGAACAATGAATTTGAGAAAAACAAGATGCAGGACGGTTGGCGGGCCAGCCACCTGACCAACCAGATTGCGAAGGAAGGGCACCCGGTCCGCAACTTTGGCATCGGCAACGCGGAGACCCTGGCCGGGGACAATCGTCCGGCTCTCCTGGAATTCCACAAGAAATATTATTCCGCGCGTATCATGCGTCTGGCCGTTCTTTCCAAACTGCCCCTCGAGGAGCAGGAACGCCTGGTCAAGAAGCTTTTCTCGGACATTTCAGATCATCCGGTAACGCTCCCGGAGGTGCCGCCGGATTACCGCACCTCCTTGCATGAGCAATACCGCCTGTTGAAGATCAAGACCATCATGGATATCCGTTCGCTGGACCTGGATTTCCCGACCATCCGTCTGGCGGATCATAAGGAAAGCAAACCGGCGTCGATTGTGGCGACGGTGATGGGACACGAAGGGGAGGGATCGCTTCTCTCCAAGCTGAAAAAGGAAGGATTGGCGCTGGGGCTTTCCGCCGGGGGCGGGTACACGCATCCCAATCTGTCGAGTTTCGGCATCTCCATTTCTTTAACGCCGAAAGGCCTCGTCGAATATGAGCGGGTTCTGGAACTGGTGTTTTCCTACATTGAGATGCTGAGGAAAACCGGGTTTGAAAAATATACGTTCGACGAAGCGCAGGCCATGGCGGAGATCGATTTCGAATGGAAGAGCCCGCAGGAAGGCATGGGCTTCATGGCGGGTAAGGCGGCACTCATGCAGGATTATAAGTTGGATGAGGTGGAAGAGCTTCCTTATCTCTACAAGAAATATGACCCGGCTGCCTACCGGGCTGTTTTGGACACATTGACTCCGGAAAACATGCTGGTGGTTCTGAAAAGCCAGAACGTGGAAACCGACCAGGTGGAAAAGTATTTCGGCACGGAATACTCGTTGGCTCAAGTGGGTGGTAAAAAGTACGACAAGCTGGTGCATCCTCCTGAGCCGGAAGGCATGACCTATCCGGACAAAAATGATTTCGTTCCTTACAACCTGGAACTGGTGGAAGAAGCTCCTTCTCTCGTCCGCGATGACGAATTCGCCAAGGTCTGGTTCCAGTACGATCACAAGTTCAGACAACCCAAGGTTTATATTCGCTACAAAATCGAAACCCCGCACGTTTACGATTCGGTGGAAAATCTGGCGTTGTCCAAGCTGTACAACCTGGCCATTCATGAAGGGTTGAACGAGCTCACCTATCCCATCAGCCTGGCCGGGCTGACTTACAGTCTCGATATCGAAAAGCCCGGCATGGTGCTTTCGGTCGGAGGATATACGGAACGCATCAACGATCTGTTAAAGCTGGTCGCGCAGAACATGAAGACCATCAAGATCAGCAAGCAGAAATTTGAAAACATCAAGGAAGCCGTCCTGCGCGAAATCCGCAACCGTCAGTTGGGGCAGGCTTACATGCGAGCTTCTTATTTCCACCGTCATTTGTGGCAGGTGAAGCAATACACGGAAGAGGAGCTGTTTGCGGCATTGGAGCCGGTGACGCTGGAGGATGTGCGCACCTATTCGAAAAAACTCTATGAGCGTGTGTATGTGACGGGGCTCATACACGGCAACTGGACGGAAGAGTACGTCAAAAGCAGTGTGAATATCCTGCTTGCGGAGCTGTCCAGTCTGCCTTTGCCGGAAGACCAGCGTTACAAGGAAGAGGTGGCGGTGTTGCGGTCGGGTGAAATGGTCCGGTTCTCCAAGCAGGTGCAGGATAACAACAATGCGCTTTACTACACGTTGCAGGTCGGCGAACGCGACATGAAGCGGCAGGCCAAGTTGTCGCTCATCGCCTCCATCGTGGAAAGCGATTTTTACACCCAGATGCGGACCAACCAGCAGTTGGGATACATTGTTTGGAGTTTTGAAAACCGTCTGGAGGAACGGCTGTTTTTCAAGATGATCATCCAGTCCTCCAACTACAGCCCGTTCGAATTGCAAAAGCGTGTGGAAGCGTGGATGGAAACAACCGGCAACCTTCTGGACGGCCTTTCCGATGAGGAATTCGAAAAGCACCGCAAAAGCATGATCGTGTCGTTGCAGAAAAAAGGCGACAGCATCAGCGCTGTGGCGAATGATCTTTATTATTTCGCGACGGAAGAGGACGGTGACTTCCTGTTCAAGGAAAAACTGCTGAAAGTGGTCAAGGAGTTGAGCAAGGAGGAAGTGGTGAAGACGGGCAAGACGTTGTTTCAGAACCCGCAGATCGCGCGGTCGATTGTCCTAGTACGGTCCAGCGACAATACCGAGACCGTGCCCGACGATGTGCTGACGACCATTGACCAGATCAAGAACCGCCGCGCCACGCCGGTCAGTGCCATGCCTCAATAA
- a CDS encoding alpha/beta fold hydrolase, with translation MVKDVSLDGFKDIYPFESHYLDLNGLRYHYLDEGQGETLLMLHGNPTWSFYYRNLVRALRGQYRCVAPDHMGCGLSDKPQDYDYTLSRHIGNLERLVEHLALDDITLVVHDWGGAIGMGLAVRHPQKIKRIVVFNTAAFLSDRIPVSINLCRLPWVGELAILQWNLFARMGLAWACRKRERMTSEVKRGYLAPYNCPENRIANLRFVQDIPMTPAVPSYPLVEHIESQLGYFRDRPVLVVWGMKDFCFNESFLDRWKAYFPDAEVHEVDEAGHYIVEDAYEDIIPWMIQFFKRNPI, from the coding sequence ATGGTGAAGGATGTCTCCCTCGACGGTTTCAAAGACATCTATCCTTTTGAGTCCCATTACCTGGACCTGAACGGTCTCCGCTATCATTACCTGGATGAGGGGCAGGGCGAGACCCTGCTCATGCTCCACGGCAATCCCACCTGGTCGTTTTACTACCGCAACCTCGTTCGTGCCCTGCGCGGGCAATACCGGTGCGTGGCGCCGGACCACATGGGCTGTGGACTGTCCGACAAACCGCAGGACTACGATTATACGTTGAGCCGGCATATCGGCAACCTCGAGCGGCTGGTGGAACATCTCGCTCTTGACGACATCACCTTGGTTGTTCACGACTGGGGCGGGGCCATTGGTATGGGGTTGGCCGTGCGGCATCCGCAAAAAATAAAACGTATCGTGGTGTTCAACACGGCCGCGTTTCTTTCCGACCGCATCCCCGTCAGCATCAACCTGTGCCGGCTACCGTGGGTTGGGGAGTTGGCGATTCTGCAGTGGAATCTATTTGCGCGGATGGGCCTTGCCTGGGCCTGCAGGAAACGCGAGCGGATGACCTCCGAGGTGAAACGGGGTTACCTTGCGCCGTACAATTGCCCTGAGAACCGCATCGCCAACTTGCGGTTCGTGCAGGACATTCCAATGACTCCCGCCGTGCCGAGTTATCCGCTGGTCGAGCACATCGAGTCTCAACTCGGATATTTTCGGGATCGCCCGGTCCTGGTTGTCTGGGGCATGAAGGATTTCTGCTTCAACGAATCTTTTTTGGACAGGTGGAAAGCCTATTTTCCCGATGCAGAAGTGCACGAGGTGGACGAAGCCGGGCATTACATTGTGGAAGATGCCTATGAAGATATCATTCCCTGGATGATCCAATTTTTCAAACGGAACCCCATCTAA
- a CDS encoding class II fructose-bisphosphate aldolase: protein MLFSTQEDLVHHMQGAASIQNGTVHLENEEKLRVQCLDRLIHNAVLNPNPELKGHSRFIIKSLARQLGIVPASIQGLYEARGAGKNKGYTVPAINIRGLTYETCRAIFRTAQACKSGAFIFEIAKSEIGYTHQRPHEYASVVLAAAIKEQHKGPVFIQGDHFQVNAQKYHENPNKEINGLKCLIEEALSAGFYNIDIDTSTLVTLEPEDVREQQRLNFEVGVELTKFIRDLEPEGVTVSVGGEIGEVGKENSNENELRAYMDNFNENLAKANPKYKTISKISIQTGTEHGGVPLADGTVADVQLDFETLANLSRIAREDYHLAGAVQHGASTLPAEMFHKFPELETAEIHLATNFQNMIYDSAHFPQDLKQEIYEYLRKEFADEKKPNWTDEQFIYKTRKKGFGNPYKEKFWNLPDDIKMKIGNELEEKFHFLFDQLNAKNTEAYVKDCVSLTAPEQKLDDELKFI, encoded by the coding sequence ATGTTGTTTTCCACCCAAGAGGATCTCGTCCACCACATGCAAGGCGCGGCCTCCATCCAAAACGGCACCGTTCACCTGGAAAATGAGGAAAAGCTGAGGGTCCAATGCCTCGACCGCCTGATTCACAACGCCGTACTCAACCCCAACCCCGAACTGAAGGGCCATTCCCGGTTTATTATCAAAAGTCTGGCCCGCCAACTGGGCATCGTCCCCGCCTCCATTCAGGGATTGTATGAGGCCCGGGGCGCCGGAAAAAACAAAGGTTACACGGTTCCCGCCATCAACATACGAGGCCTGACCTACGAAACCTGCCGTGCTATTTTCCGCACCGCTCAGGCCTGCAAGTCGGGCGCATTCATCTTTGAAATCGCCAAATCCGAAATCGGCTACACCCACCAGCGGCCTCACGAGTATGCCTCGGTGGTGCTGGCGGCGGCCATCAAAGAGCAACACAAAGGCCCGGTTTTCATTCAGGGCGATCATTTCCAGGTCAACGCCCAGAAATACCATGAGAACCCGAACAAAGAGATCAATGGGCTCAAGTGCCTGATCGAGGAAGCCCTCTCCGCGGGTTTTTACAACATCGACATCGACACCTCCACCCTGGTGACTCTGGAGCCGGAGGACGTGAGGGAGCAACAACGGCTCAATTTCGAGGTCGGCGTGGAGTTGACCAAATTCATCCGTGATCTCGAACCGGAAGGCGTGACAGTATCCGTCGGCGGGGAGATCGGCGAGGTCGGCAAGGAGAACAGCAACGAAAACGAGCTCCGCGCCTACATGGATAATTTCAACGAAAACCTCGCGAAGGCCAACCCGAAATACAAGACCATCAGCAAAATCTCCATCCAGACCGGCACCGAGCATGGCGGCGTGCCGCTTGCCGATGGCACCGTTGCCGATGTGCAACTGGATTTCGAGACGCTGGCGAACCTTTCCCGGATCGCACGGGAAGATTACCATCTGGCGGGTGCGGTCCAGCACGGGGCCTCCACCCTGCCCGCAGAAATGTTTCACAAATTTCCGGAACTGGAAACCGCGGAGATCCACCTGGCCACCAACTTTCAGAACATGATCTACGACAGCGCGCACTTCCCGCAGGACCTGAAGCAGGAAATCTACGAGTACCTGCGGAAGGAATTTGCCGATGAAAAGAAACCGAACTGGACCGACGAACAGTTCATTTACAAAACGCGCAAAAAAGGATTCGGCAACCCCTACAAGGAAAAGTTCTGGAATCTTCCGGACGACATCAAGATGAAAATCGGCAACGAACTGGAAGAAAAATTTCATTTCCTGTTCGACCAGCTCAACGCCAAAAACACCGAAGCGTATGTGAAGGATTGCGTCAGCCTCACCGCCCCGGAACAGAAGCTGGACGACGAACTGAAGTTTATCTGA
- a CDS encoding EamA family transporter, producing the protein MAATSIGLILLSCLFHALWNILTQTSRNSNYLSGLKGVVIIAGSLVFLASSGSATVPDDLWVWIVASGVLHGVYILSLSKAYQTQDISYVYPIARSAPVFVPVFAWFLLAERLSVSAMMSIVLILLAVYILHFDGHLIRGFRNLWDAILHKDMRWAFITLGLVVAYSLVDKRGMEIFITARPDHAMQNGFVFFFLEALIGFTLCNLYLFSVHPPREIVSVWKAEWRRGLVAAVATMGSYGLICVVLQFEEVSQVVAVRQTSVLMVVLWGVLKLKESFGPQRIFAGLLVVMGVSMMGWES; encoded by the coding sequence TTGGCCGCGACCAGCATTGGATTGATTCTGCTTTCCTGCCTGTTTCATGCTTTGTGGAATATCCTCACACAAACCAGCAGAAACTCCAATTACCTGTCCGGGCTGAAAGGCGTGGTCATTATTGCGGGCTCGCTCGTTTTTCTGGCCTCCTCCGGATCGGCCACGGTGCCCGATGATCTGTGGGTCTGGATCGTCGCGTCCGGCGTGTTGCACGGGGTGTATATTCTCAGCCTGTCGAAGGCCTACCAGACGCAGGACATTTCGTATGTCTATCCCATCGCCCGCTCCGCGCCGGTGTTTGTGCCGGTGTTTGCGTGGTTTTTGCTTGCCGAACGGCTGAGTGTCTCCGCCATGATGTCGATCGTGCTCATTCTGCTGGCTGTGTATATCCTGCATTTCGACGGTCATCTTATTCGCGGATTCCGCAACCTGTGGGATGCCATCCTGCACAAGGACATGCGCTGGGCGTTCATCACGCTGGGGTTGGTGGTGGCATACAGTCTGGTGGATAAGCGGGGCATGGAGATATTCATCACCGCACGGCCGGACCACGCCATGCAGAACGGGTTCGTGTTTTTCTTTCTGGAGGCGCTGATCGGTTTCACCCTGTGCAACCTGTATCTGTTCTCGGTTCATCCGCCGCGTGAGATCGTTTCCGTATGGAAAGCCGAGTGGAGGCGGGGGCTGGTCGCTGCGGTAGCGACGATGGGATCGTACGGTTTGATCTGTGTTGTGCTTCAATTTGAGGAAGTGAGCCAGGTGGTGGCGGTTCGCCAGACAAGTGTGCTGATGGTGGTCCTTTGGGGCGTGTTGAAGCTGAAGGAGTCATTCGGTCCGCAACGCATTTTCGCCGGCCTGCTTGTGGTGATGGGCGTCAGCATGATGGGCTGGGAATCCTGA
- a CDS encoding 3-oxoacyl-ACP synthase III: MRFENVCIESIGYHLPENVVRSDDLERRLQPLYDRFKLNVGRLELMSGIRERRFWNKGEFPSAVASKAGEDALARTPLDRKEIGALICGSVSRDFLEPATASVVHNNLKLNPDSIFYDVSNACLGVLNGMVQVANMIEHGQIRAGLIVSGENGGPLVDHTIETLLADPNPTRHKIKTAFASLTIGSAAVAVLLVHKDLASTRHRLIGGAYRSATQFNHLCQGNQDSGMGGDAAPLMQTDSETLMQEGCELARETWEVFKSNLGWTNDSVDRIFCHQVGHLHRKLLYETLELDLAKDFSTLEFLGNTGSAALPVTLALGNEVNVIQHGQKVGLLGIGSGLSCVMLGAEW; encoded by the coding sequence ATGCGATTTGAAAACGTGTGCATCGAATCGATCGGTTACCATCTTCCGGAAAATGTCGTGCGTTCGGACGATCTGGAACGACGTCTGCAACCGCTTTATGATCGGTTCAAGCTGAACGTCGGCCGGTTGGAATTGATGAGCGGCATCCGTGAACGGCGTTTCTGGAACAAGGGAGAATTTCCCAGCGCCGTGGCCTCGAAAGCGGGAGAAGATGCGCTCGCGCGCACGCCCCTGGATCGCAAAGAAATCGGCGCTCTCATCTGTGGATCGGTGAGCCGCGATTTCCTCGAACCGGCCACTGCCTCCGTCGTGCACAACAACCTGAAGCTCAATCCCGATTCCATTTTCTACGACGTGTCCAACGCCTGCCTGGGTGTGTTGAACGGGATGGTGCAGGTGGCGAACATGATCGAGCACGGGCAGATCCGCGCCGGACTGATCGTTTCCGGGGAAAACGGCGGACCGCTGGTGGACCACACCATCGAGACGTTGCTGGCCGACCCCAACCCCACGCGCCACAAAATAAAAACCGCGTTCGCATCGCTCACCATCGGTTCCGCCGCGGTGGCCGTGCTTCTCGTGCATAAGGATCTGGCGTCCACCCGGCACCGCCTGATCGGTGGCGCCTATCGTTCTGCGACTCAGTTCAATCACCTCTGCCAGGGCAATCAGGATTCGGGAATGGGCGGCGATGCCGCACCACTCATGCAGACCGATTCCGAAACGCTCATGCAGGAAGGATGTGAGCTCGCGCGTGAAACCTGGGAGGTGTTTAAATCCAATCTGGGTTGGACCAATGACAGTGTGGACCGCATCTTCTGCCACCAGGTGGGGCACCTGCACCGCAAACTGTTATACGAGACACTGGAACTCGATCTGGCGAAGGATTTCTCCACTCTCGAATTCCTCGGCAACACCGGTTCCGCCGCGTTGCCAGTGACGCTTGCTTTGGGGAACGAGGTGAACGTGATCCAGCACGGGCAAAAAGTGGGCCTGCTGGGGATCGGCAGTGGCTTGAGTTGCGTCATGCTGGGGGCGGAATGGTGA
- a CDS encoding ABC transporter ATP-binding protein, translated as MERVSIYKRLAHYLAPYKGKVMLTLLTSICVGALSTSPVPLVQQTFDKIFVEKDYFMLKMLPLIVIALYVAKGGLRYLQSVIIYQIGWELVARIRQEMFEHIHKLPYGFFEKDTTGQLMSRLVNDVNAMLLSLTKYIKDTIQNVVMFIGLLFWVFWLKWDWALIAIFIIPIAILPTATVARKLRKLGRRGQELLADINSTMLESISGIKVVRAFGLEEQENKKLHKHNDDFLDIMKKDVRYTEFTSPMMEVLAVLGGAAVLWLGGLQVLEGEISQGSFFAFVLGMFMMYDPMRILFKTYTDSQKAVAAAERVFSILDTEEEKAKDGTIELKEFNDRIEYRNVCFKYPTRDTMVLKDINLTVKKSEVLAIVGMSGAGKTTLVDLLFKFFTVTQGEILVDGVNINDITAQSLRRNLALVTQETFLFNDTVWANIGYGNPNATREDIVRAAKAAHVDTYVQALDDGYDTVIGERGLKLSGGQRQRIAIARAIVRNAPILVLDEATSALDSESEKLVQDALNNLMEHRTTFVIAHRFSTIKHADRIIVLEHGEMVGQGNHEQLLEQCPQYQKYYEMQIIGSA; from the coding sequence ATGGAAAGAGTAAGCATCTACAAACGACTCGCTCACTACCTCGCCCCCTACAAGGGCAAAGTGATGCTGACTTTGCTGACCTCTATCTGCGTCGGCGCGCTTTCCACTTCGCCGGTTCCTCTCGTTCAGCAGACGTTCGATAAAATTTTTGTCGAAAAAGATTATTTCATGCTGAAGATGTTGCCGCTCATCGTCATCGCGCTCTATGTCGCCAAGGGAGGATTGCGCTACTTGCAGAGCGTCATCATTTACCAGATCGGCTGGGAGCTGGTGGCGCGCATCCGGCAGGAGATGTTTGAGCACATCCATAAACTGCCCTATGGTTTTTTTGAAAAAGACACCACGGGGCAGTTGATGTCGCGGCTGGTCAACGACGTCAACGCCATGTTGTTGTCGCTTACCAAGTACATCAAGGATACGATTCAGAACGTGGTCATGTTTATCGGCCTGCTGTTCTGGGTGTTCTGGTTGAAGTGGGACTGGGCTTTGATTGCCATTTTCATCATTCCCATTGCCATTCTTCCCACCGCCACCGTCGCGCGCAAACTCAGGAAACTGGGGCGGCGCGGACAGGAGCTGCTGGCCGACATCAATTCCACCATGCTGGAGTCGATCTCCGGCATCAAGGTGGTGCGCGCGTTCGGTCTGGAGGAGCAGGAAAACAAGAAACTCCACAAGCATAATGACGACTTCCTCGACATCATGAAGAAGGACGTGCGTTATACCGAATTCACCTCACCCATGATGGAAGTGCTGGCGGTTCTGGGCGGCGCGGCGGTACTTTGGCTCGGCGGACTCCAGGTGCTGGAAGGGGAGATCAGCCAGGGTTCGTTCTTCGCGTTCGTGCTCGGTATGTTCATGATGTACGATCCCATGCGGATCCTGTTCAAAACCTACACCGATTCGCAAAAAGCCGTGGCCGCGGCGGAACGCGTGTTTTCCATACTCGATACGGAAGAAGAAAAAGCCAAAGACGGCACCATCGAACTCAAGGAGTTCAACGACCGCATCGAATATCGCAACGTGTGCTTCAAGTACCCGACGCGGGACACAATGGTGCTGAAGGACATCAATCTGACGGTGAAAAAATCCGAAGTGCTTGCCATCGTCGGCATGAGCGGCGCGGGCAAGACCACGCTGGTGGATTTGCTGTTCAAGTTTTTCACGGTGACGCAGGGAGAGATCCTTGTCGATGGAGTCAACATCAACGACATCACCGCACAATCCCTCCGCCGCAATCTGGCTCTGGTGACGCAGGAAACGTTTCTGTTCAACGACACCGTGTGGGCGAACATCGGTTACGGCAATCCCAATGCGACGCGGGAGGACATCGTTCGTGCCGCCAAAGCCGCGCATGTGGACACGTATGTGCAGGCGCTGGATGACGGATACGACACGGTCATCGGCGAGCGGGGGCTGAAACTTTCCGGTGGACAGCGCCAGCGTATCGCCATCGCCCGCGCCATCGTGCGCAACGCGCCGATCCTGGTTCTGGACGAGGCGACGTCCGCACTCGATTCCGAATCGGAAAAACTGGTGCAGGACGCGCTCAATAACCTCATGGAGCATCGCACCACGTTTGTCATCGCCCACCGCTTTTCCACTATCAAACACGCCGACCGCATCATCGTCCTCGAACATGGCGAGATGGTGGGGCAGGGCAACCACGAACAGTTGCTGGAACAATGCCCGCAGTACCAGAAGTATTACGAGATGCAGATCATCGGTTCCGCATGA